One stretch of Zingiber officinale cultivar Zhangliang chromosome 6B, Zo_v1.1, whole genome shotgun sequence DNA includes these proteins:
- the LOC121991236 gene encoding homeobox-leucine zipper protein ROC6-like, which yields MSGEEEAARMSFGGTSDTGRSSGSAYYGQAAAAPATAEELTPATQLRITNPGFVTAGGLSIGQPNVDVQNNEMMAGGGSGGRGRGEYSGSRNREDEGDSRSFNENLDMSSDDVDQGSNSGNRRRRNRYHRHTARQIQELEAMFKECPHPEEKQREELSRRLRLDPRQVKFWFQNRRTQMKTQIERYENSMLRQENERLRNESIQYREATVDSRCFNCGLSATLAELTPVEEQLWVENASLREEHERLCTLTIRFLGKSFSSLSIAPTSPMPSNVFEFGASVPAANTTGPSMPPSTAVAVAQPVYDNIVNPIISPPTAMQGGEQSFLVELALAAMEELVTIAQMEGPLWLRGFDGVVETLNYDQYYKHCRITGLSSVGYTPEATREAGMVLISAVALVDTLMDANKWVEMFPCIVAKAAVDEVVIPGVGGTREGALQIMQAELQALSPLVAVRELRFLRFCKQQREGTWVVVDVSVDSIMNPGRQVGASFRRLPSGCLVQDMANGYSKVTWVEHNEYVEEQVSQMYQQHLRSGMAFGAGRWVASLQRRCEVVGLLMSSSRRELDSGIVFAQLSMLKLAQKMTRAFAIGVCSSAVGEWRKVEQDNRIGGGELSPANVMTRKSLPEAGELPGIVLCASTAVWMPVAPRRLFDFLRDGSCRSQWDVLGDGGQIYNMAHVSTGNDDSNAVVLLRTGTAQQLIIQETTMDASGDATVIYALVDVTAMHHVMNNGGDTADVGLLPCGFAILPGANSSSLLTMEFQLNLMTAGVTPEAVEKVTGLLSRTLQKIQTALNLNTN from the exons ATGAGTGGGGAAGAGGAAGCGGCAAGGATGAGCTTTGGAGGCACATCCGACACCGGAAGATCGAGCGGCTCTGCATACTACGGGCAAGCGGCGGCGGCACCGGCTACTGCAGAGGAGTTGACTCCGGCGACGCAGCTCAGAATCACGAACCCTGGATTCGTTACTGCTGGCGGCCTCTCTATTGGACAG CCGAACGTGGACGTCCAGAATAATGAAATGATGGCCGGCGGCGGCAGTGGCGGAAGGGGACGTGGGGAATATTCCGGTAGCCGGAACAGGGAGGACGAGGGCGATAGCAGATCGTTCAACGAGAACTTGGATAtgtccagcgatgatgttgatcagGGGAGTAACAGTGGCAATCGTCGCCGGAGGAATCGATACCATCGGCACACCGCGCGACAGATACAAGAACTCGAAGC TATGTTTAAGGAATGCCCTCACCCGGAAGAGAAGCAACGAGAGGAGCTCAGCAGGCGGCTCCGCCTCGACCCCCGGCAAGTCAAGTTCTGGTTCCAGAACAGGAGAACCCAAATGAAG ACGCAAATCGAGAGGTACGAGAACTCGATGCTGCGGCAGGAGAACGAGAGGCTGCGGAACGAGAGCATTCAGTACCGGGAAGCGACGGTGGACTCTCGGTGCTTCAACTGCGGCTTGTCGGCGACGCTCGCCGAGCTCACGCCGGTGGAGGAGCAACTCTGGGTCGAGAACGCCAGCCTCAGGGAGGAGCACGAACGCCTGTGCACCCTTACAATAAGGTTCCTCGGCAAGTCCTTCTCTTCTCTGTCGATCGCTCCAACGTCGCCCATGCCGAGCAACGTCTTCGAGTTCGGGGCCTCCGTCCCGGCCGCCAACACGACCGGTCCCTCGATGCCACCTTCCACTGCTGTTGCTGTTGCTCAGCCGGTCTACGACAATATAGTGAACCCAATAATCTCTCCTCCGACGGCGATGCAGGGGGGCGAGCAGAGCTTTCTGGTGGAGCTGGCTCTGGCGGCGATGGAGGAGCTGGTGACCATCGCGCAGATGGAGGGTCCTCTCTGGCTTCGAGGCTTCGACGGTGTGGTGGAGACGCTCAACTACGACCAGTATTACAAGCACTGCCGCATCACAGGGCTGTCTTCGGTGGGGTACACGCCGGAGGCGACGAGGGAGGCCGGAATGGTGCTCATAAGCGCCGTCGCTCTCGTCGACACCCTGATGGACGCG AATAAATGGGTTGAAATGTTTCCCTGCATCGTCGCCAAGGCCGCCGTCGACGAAGTAGTAATCCCCGGCGTCGGTGGAACAAGAGAAGGCGCTCTGCAAATC ATGCAAGCAGAGCTGCAAGCGCTTTCGCCGTTGGTTGCCGTCCGCGAGCTCCGCTTTCTCCGGTTCTGCAAGCAGCAGCGGGAGGGCACTTGGGTCGTCGTCGACGTCTCCGTTGACAGTATCATGAACCCCGGCCGTCAAGTCGGGGCGAGCTTTCGACGTCTGCCTTCCGGCTGCCTGGTGCAAGATATGGCTAATGGCTACTCCAAG GTGACGTGGGTGGAACATAACGAGTATGTCGAAGAGCAAGTGAGCCAAATGTACCAGCAGCATCTCCGATCCGGCATGGCGTTCGGCGCCGGTAGGTGGGTCGCCTCCCTGCAGCGCCGCTGCGAGGTGGTCGGCCTTCTCATGTCCTCCTCCCGCCGTGAACTCGACTCTGGCATCGTGTTCGCGCAACTGAGCATGCTGAAGCTTGCGCAGAAGATGACGCGGGCGTTCGCCATCGGCGTGTGCTCGTCGGCGGTCGGTGAGTGGCGCAAGGTGGAGCAAGATAATCGCATCGGCGGAGGTGAGTTGTCGCCGGCGAACGTTATGACAAGGAAGAGCTTGCCGGAGGCAGGGGAGCTGCCGGGGATCGTGCTCTGCGCGTCGACAGCGGTGTGGATGCCCGTGGCGCCCAGGCGGCTCTTCGACTTCCTCCGCGACGGGAGCTGCCGGAGTCAATGGGACGTTCTCGGAGACGGCGGGCAGATCTACAACATGGCTCACGTCTCCACAGGAAACGACGACTCCAACGCCGTCGTCCTCCTGCGCACCGGC ACGGCCCAGCAACTGATCATTCAAGAGACGACCATGGACGCATCTGGCGACGCGACGGTGATCTACGCGCTGGTGGACGTGACGGCGATGCACCATGTCATGAACAACGGCGGCGACACGGCCGACGTGGGGCTCCTCCCATGTGGCTTCGCCATCCTGCCGGGCGCGAACTCCAGCTCGCTTCTCACCATGGAATTCCAACTCAACCTGATGACGGCGGGCGTGACGCCGGAGGCGGTGGAGAAGGTCACCGGCCTCCTGTCTCGCACCCTGCAAAAGATCCAAACCGCCCTCAATTTAAATaccaattga